The following is a genomic window from Neomonachus schauinslandi chromosome 15, ASM220157v2, whole genome shotgun sequence.
GTCCCTATAACATAGGAATGTTTCTACCTGACTCAGGAGGTTAAATTTCTTGACATCTAccattatttaagaaaatattacaattttACATGCTTCAGGAAAATTGCAGTTGTTAAACtcaatttaatttccaaatttgtTTAAATGCTCAAAATGTTTTGATGTGACAcaaattttaaatggattaaaaaaaaagagcctaacAAGAAATTTTATCAAGATCATTCTTATTCtcttataaaagtaaaatctcaTCCCCCTGAGGAACAAATTCTGTGTTGTGGCTATAATTTGATGAATTCTGGCATAGGACTAGAATCATATAGACTATTAACCAAACCATCCTAAGGACTTTCATGAAGCATCAACATGCCAAGTGTAGGATATAACTGATATGTCAAGTATATAAGTGCATTCATTCAACCAAaagataattataatattatgCCAGCCTAGTTTctattctcaaaaaaataaggtttttctTAATAAGTTTTATTGGAAGTGCGTATGTCAGTTCCTCACCTGTCGTTCACAATAGGCTTTCATTAGTTTACTAAGTGGTGTATGCCTCTTAATCTTAAACTGCACCACAGAACCATCCTGCCCCGCCACCTTCAAATTAATATGATCGTTGTTCTCAGTCTTGACTCCTTcctgttgaaagaaaaataaaagtataatttggaaaatgtgaaaaacaaacacCTTTTAAAGTAGCAGCAGCCCAACTTGCTTCAGAAATCAACAGGTTTCTCATTCTGTATGATAAAAGAGTATACAGCTGTTTTCAGCCGCTGAAATCAATCTGAAAGATGAAAAATCCTGGAGCATTGATATTAAATAGCTGTCACAGAAACGGAAAAGTAGCCTACATGCAATACCATCAGCGAAAACCATTGACTTTTATCGATGGGTCCCACTCAATTCACTGAAAGGCACTCCTGCATCTGAATTTTCTAAAACGGCAGATTTTATCCCTCAAAATTTGTCATTTcccttaaaaagattaaaaataaccatCCTTTCTCTTTATAAAGCGCTTTAAGTACAGAATGCAAGGATAAAAATCTAGAACTTGCAACCGAAAACTCATTACAACCGTCTTGTTAAAAAGTTACTAAACTCAATTTAATAACTTATATCtcaactacatttaaaaaaaacctaactgAGGAATATCCCTCGATTCTCTCTGAAGCAGCGGTGGTAACTTAGAACCACTATTCATGTTCGCCTCTATTAGCAGCctcacttttgtttattttcagttaaGAGCCCttattctcccctcccctttgttGTCATGGGTCAAATGCAGTTTTCTTCCAAGTCTTCCTTGTAGATTTCCACCCAACCTGAAGTTCACCAAAATCAAAGGCTGATGTAATTCTGTAGCCCCCAAGTCACttcagaaaggaaaggggagggggtgtcACAGAACAAACCCTACGAAAGTCCCGTGTGCCAGGATTAGAAGTGTGTGCCTTAGTCCTCACGGGAAGAGCCTCCCGGTGCCTCAAAACCCGCGTTAAAAAGTTAAGCCCTACCAAGTCTTTCTGCTCGCACCTCTGCCTCCAACTTCTCGAAACCGCATGGTCTCGGCAGGTTAGGGGTGATCTGGCACCCAGGCAAaagcccctgcccagccccctggGGACCCCGAAGCCGGGAAAGTGGGAAATACTCCCCGGGAATCCCCGAACCCCCGGCCCCTCACTACGGCCCGATGGGGAACCCATCGGCAGCCCATTGATTCTCCTCGAGCCCTCTCCAGGCCAGCGCGGCGCGGGGCAGGGGTCCCCAGATGCCCGCAGCCCCCCATCCCTGAGGGGGGAAGCCCGGGGTGGAGGAAACTCCCCGCCACCGCGGAGGCGGCAACACCCGCCGCGGCCAGGCGCGGGGTCCGCGGAGGGTGGGGACACCGCGCGCCCTAACGCCCCTCCGCACGCGCGCCCGGCCGGCCGGGCCGGAGGAGCTCCGCTCGCGGCCGATGGGCCCGCGGGCGTCCGCGATTCGCCCGCCCTACTCGCGCCCGGCGCGCACTCCGAGGCggtcgggggcgggggagggcggcGGGGCCTCCTCCGGCgcgggagggaggaagaagggagggaggaaaatggcGCGGAGCGCCCGGGCCTGAACCGCGGCCGGCCCCGTGGGGGGCCCAGGAAGGCGCGGGGAGCCCGCGGCGGGCTCGGGCCGGACCCCGGCCCGCGCCGTGACCCCGACCGCGCGGCGAGCCGAGGAAGCCAGCGCCGAGCTCACCTTGGGCTTTTCGTCGGCCATGGCGAGCGCCGGAGTCTCCTCAGCTGCCGCTTCACAAAAGAGGTACCAGGTCCGCACCGAACGAGCACACAAGCAGCACCAGGAGCGGCAGAAGAAGGAGGCGGCAgcggtggaggagggagagggcgcGCGCACGTCGTgcgctccctccccccaccctgcgtGCGCGAGCACGAGTCGTCGGGGCTTCCTATTGGTTGCCGCCTCGCGGGAGCGCGCAACGCTTACataaccacccccaccccccgcctcgcACCGCCCTGGCCTGGGCCCGGCGCCCGCCTGGCCGGCGGGAAGAGGCGCGGACACGCGCACCCGGCCCGCCGCGGGGGCGCGCCTGGCTCTGGGCGGGGCTGTATTGTCCTCCTTCTGTGGTGGAGCTTAATCAAAATGGCTTCCAGCTGGTCCTCGGTGGGGACGAGGAGGCTTGAGGCCTAGACGTAAGACTCAGGCCGGGGAAGGCAGACTGAGTAGAGGAGAAAGGGGGAGCCTAAGTAAAAGCCCCAGCAGGAGGATCTGGGAAAAAACCATCTTGTTTGGTGACCCAAATGCAGCTTTCCACACGGTTGGAGGTACATCACACTCACTCAGCCTCtcatcttttgaattttaaagctTCAGCTTCAACCCGCTTCCCACCGGGCTCTTGCTTCAGTGCGGTGCCTCCTTGCTTCTTGCTGGTAAACCCGTACTTGGTTAGCTGAGGAGAAATTTTCATCCTACAAACTCCTTACTCATGGCCTGGCTCCCAACCTCCAAGAGGAAACAGGATCTGTAAGAGTGAACCACTCAATATCCAGCTTCCAAACCAATCGGTCaggttaaaaaatagaagtaggtCCCTCCTGTCTTAGGAACAATCCTGACTTCAATGCAGTGGATTCCTCCCGCTACTCTcggtaggttttattatttccttcgtCCTGTCTTCCACTCCTCCCTTAGCATAGAAAAAGACTCttgattctgtttccttcttctaTCTAACTCCATTCTTGGCCAAACATCTTGAAAAACTGTCCATGCCAGCTGCTTccactccctcacctcccactcaCTTCTCAATCCACGGCAATCTGGTGCTGTCCCTGGAGCTCCGCTAAAACTGCTCTCTGCAAGGTCACCACAGGCTTCTGTGCTGAATCCAGTGCGCCTCCCCGTTCCTCACCCCTCTGAACTCCCTCCTTGTGACTTTGGGCTGTTGACTCGGGCCGGTCCTTGATCCCTTTGCAATTCTTTTCCTCCTCAGCCCTTCCCTTAAATGTTCCTTGCATTCTGTTTTAGATCCTTTTCTCTTATCATTCTGTTCCCTCTCCTGGGATGATTTCACCCACCTTCTATTACCACCTATTAGCTAATGATcctcaaatatgtatttctaaactAGATCTTGCTCTGATCTTCCAACCCATAAATCCAACTGACCTGTGAACATCTCCACCTGGATGTCCCAGAGGCACCACAAACTCAGCAAATTTCAACTAAAATTCCTCACTTCACCTTCCGGGAACTGCCCTTCTCCTTTGAGTTCTTGGTTCACTGAGTGGCACACCATTACAACTATTTCTCCTCCAAGCCGGAGAGCTAGGGGGCGTCCTTGACTTCCTGCTCTTCTTCACCCTTGCCGGTCCCCATGCAAAGGATCTTTGAGTCTAGTCTATTCCACCTTCTAAATACCTACCAAATCTAGCTACTTCTCTTCAGCCTCTGTCTGGTCTCTGGGCTAGTCTCATTTCCTGGGCTTCCAGCTGATCCTTCATGGGGAAAAGGAGGCTTAAGGCGCTAGGTGTAAGACCGGCCAAGGAAGGCAGATTGATCAGGGCAGGCAGGTGAAGCCTGAATTCAAGTCAGCTTACCCCAAGGCTACTGCAATAGCCTcctgttttgttattatttttgtaaggTATGTCCCTCTTGTGCCTATATATTTGAGTggatcagaatcatctggggtaccattttttgtttgtttttgtttgttttgttttgttttaagcaagCTCTGcttccaacatggggcttgaactcacctccctgagatcaagaggtgcatGCTCTACCACCTGAGGCAGATGGGTGCCCCTAGGGTACCAGTTTAAATGcatattcttagaaaaataaaataaaataaatgcatattcttAGGCAATGTGGCTCTGGAATCCCCCATTTTTAACAAGCTTGCCTGGTGATTCTTGCACACACTGGTCTGAGAACCacaaaccattcttttttttttttttttttttaagaatttttatttatttgacagagagagagagcacaagcagaggagtggcaggtagagggagagggagaagcaggctccccaatgagcaaggagccagatgcagggctcaatcccagggtcctgggatcatgacctgagccgaaggcagacacttaaccgactgagccacccaggggccccacaaaCCATTCTAAAGtaaaaacaagggcgcctggatggctcagttggttaagcgactgtcttcagctcaggtcatgatcctggagtcccaggatggagtcctgcatccggctccctgctcagcagggagtcagcttctccctttgaccatcccccctctcatgctctctctcaaataaataaaatatttttttattttaaaggatttatttttttttaagatttttatttatttatttgacagagagagacacagcgagagagggaacacaagcagggggagtgggagagggagaagcaggcttccctcagagcaaggagcccgatgcggggctcgatcccaggaccctgggatcatgacctgagccgaaggcaaacgcttaacgactaagccacccaggcagcccaataaataaaactttaaaaaataataatagtaattgggcgcctgggtggctcagatggttaagcgtctgccttcggctcaggtcatgatctcagggtcctgggatcgagccccgcatcgagccccgcatcgagccccgcatcgagccccgcatcgggctccctgctcagcgggaggcctgcttctctctctccctctactactcctccttgcttgtactctctcactctctgtcgaataaataaataaaatctttaaaagaaaataaaagaaaaataataataataaaaataaagtaaaaacaaaagtttttgcCACTCCTTGGTTCAGTGGCAATCCTCTGCCTTGAAGGGTAAAGTCCAAAATTCTTATAAGACCTACAGAGCCCGTTGAGAGCTAATCCAGGCTAACCATTCTAGCTCTTTCTCATCATTTCCTCCTGGAAATGTCTGCTTCAGTCATATTTAATTACTTGGGGTTCCTGAATGTGCCAGCTCTCTATCAACTCTAAGCTTTTGTCCATTGTAGGTACTCAAAGattcactgaatgaataaattgaagCTATCCCTATGTGTAAGGTCATATGCTAGGCACCAGGCAAAGTCCCTGACTCAGATAACTTATAATCAGGCCGGGGGTGGGTAGGAAATACACAAGAAGTGAAAGGGGAAGAGAACCAACTGCCCTGCAACAGGCACTGAGCAGGACGTTACTAATATTAGCTCATTTTCTCCTTACACAAACCCTTCCAAATAGGTGTAGTATTTATTTGCTACTGATGGTCAaaggagttaagtaacttgcccaaaatcacGCAGCTGGCAAGTAGTGTTGATTGAGCTTCTACTGTATGCCAGGGAATGAACAAGCTGGGTGCTATGCCAGGTActatagagaaagagagatgctATCCTTGCTCTCCTGAACCTAGGTCTTCTTTTGCCATCACGT
Proteins encoded in this region:
- the SUMO2 gene encoding small ubiquitin-related modifier 2 isoform X2; its protein translation is MADEKPKEGVKTENNDHINLKVAGQDGSVVQFKIKRHTPLSKLMKAYCERQGLSMRQIRFRFDGQPINETDTPAQLEMEDEDTIDVFQQQTGGVY
- the SUMO2 gene encoding small ubiquitin-related modifier 2 isoform X3, with translation MADEKPKEGVKTENNDHINLKVAGQDGSVVQFKIKRHTPLSKLMKAYCERQLEMEDEDTIDVFQQQTGGVY